One Gossypium hirsutum isolate 1008001.06 chromosome A08, Gossypium_hirsutum_v2.1, whole genome shotgun sequence genomic window, TTAATTCCTAATAGGATATTATAGGAtattattatgtgatattatCTTTTAGTGATTTGATTTATATGTAACGACTactatatagatatatatacccTTGAGgtctatcaataaaatttaagagaTTATCCTATTATTGTCATGGCATTTGAGCAAGGTTTTGACACaattttttcttctctttgatCATTCTAAATGGCCGGCGACAAGActtctcctcctcctccaccaccaccTTTAGGGGGCAACCCTTCTTTGTTTTACTACTAAGTAATGATAGTCTCTTCTGACGATGTTTGGTAATAACAATCAACTGCCACTCGGTTGAATGGTAAGTCTAAGAATAATTGGATTCTTGATACGAGGTGTTCAAATCATGTTACGGGTGATCTTATATGTTTGACGAATGGGAGAGATGTTGTAGCATATTCTGTAGCATGTTACGATTGCCTTACCATTGCACCCAACACTTGTTggtttaaaaactattttttattttcaatttcatttttattttcagaaaATAGTTCTCATTTAACatgaaaacatatttttttaactatttttctctaaaaaataaaataaaatattttaacttaatatgTATTTGAACTAGGATaccaaatttaatattaaaaaattgttaaaaaaaaggaATGTTTTTGTGTTTATATAGGTTTAAACCAATAtcaattaatctaaaattaaaaactacattattttcatttttgcaaagtatttttagtgaaaataataaaaacaactttttattattttctattttcacatatttttattttattttacaaaaattatttttaaaaatttcaagcaaACACCGAAAATAAAAATAGCATCTATTTCCTAAAACCAAacaaaaccttaattttttttaaatgtgagataatttaattttcaattttttatatattttgaagaatataatttatatatatattataatgaagaaaacaaaaaacaaaataaaaaataacccaaaaaaaaaggaaaaaaaaagaaatgcatAATAGTTTCTTGATCTTGCtggtaatgtattttttttattccatgaacagtttaaaaaaaattaatatgtgtattttttaaaattattttactataattttatAGGACATTTGTCAACCTTTTAACTTTATAAAGTCAAAATTTCACTAATAGTATACCAAataatcttttttaaaaatcaaatatttcataaataaatatgtatcACATATACTGATAAGGAATCATTTTTAGGGGAAAATGTGTGAAATTAAATGACAACTAGATAAAAAATTAGAAAGGTAACATGTTTCCTAATAACCCAAATTCATCAACGACAAAAGAAAGAACTCaggatatatatatttcacaacaGCTGATATACATAATGGCATAAATTAGAACTTGTCTACGGTGATAAGAGTGAAGATGACGATGAAGGCGAAGAAGACATAGAGGGGGTAACTTGAGCAGATCCACCAGGCGAATTGCGACACAAAGGGCACGAAGCCTTCATCTTTAGCCACTCGTCTATGCAATCGGAATGGAAGTAATGGCTACACTCTGGTATGGTCCTCAATGTGTCCTTAGGTTGATATTCGGATAAGCAAATGGGGCAAATATTATCGTTCGGCTTGGGAAGACGCCCGCTTTCACCAAGCTTAGTCTTGGGGTAGGACTCAATTGTTGGCCCGTCGAGTCCTGTTATGATAACAGCCGGTGAAGGGGCGATTGACGTGGAGAATTCGAGACTGGTGAGGTTGCCTCCACGTCCATACCATCTCACTCGGCTACCAATGAACGAAACCAACCCAATTAGGCTCAAGAGTCCTGGAATTCCAATGCCAATGATAATTCCATACTTGGCACCCCTTGGAAGACCGCCTGTAATGGGAAAACCAATATCAGGGTCTAAGCTCTCTGTTTCCAATGCTAGTGATAATTCCATActaggtttttttttcaaatttgtattTTTAGAGTCCTAAcccatttattttgttaattcagtaaattaatttgatttatcttaataatttttaacatataGTGAGGTAGCATATATACATTTgtcatttttttatagtttagataaatattatacaatttcctttcattatgcaaaaaattcaaatccaaatctAAATcaagatatatatattatatcatcaTATGATTTTGAAAGTAAGTAGCGTCAAATTAATTGACgtaaataaccaaaaaaaaaaaatagtatcaGCCTATTAGgttgaaaatgattaaattgggtAGAAGAAGTATCGTGAAGACCCTTTACTGGTAGTTAAATTGAATTTTGCctcctttactaaaaaaataaataaattgatcatttttgtcaaaaattttatCTGTTggtattgttaaaaactggtgtGGCTAATGAATAATCAAATAGTATTACGTGGTGGGCTATATGTACCTCATGCTGATGTATATGAACCAaattttaacagtacaaatggatgaattttttaaaaaaaagatcatttgctctttaatctaacgtacGGGGATTCATCTACCTATTTtttgaataaagaaataaaaatacaatctgATTCCTAATATAAAGacctctatggtacttttacgGATTAAATTGTGGTAGAGAGACTAAATCCACCAAAGATACATAGTACAGGGAGCTTTTatagaatttaacctttttataagaACATATGGAATAAACCATTTCAATGGTTTGTAAGGAGTCTTGGTAACTTGTGTTGGCATTATTTCTGCATTTCAAAAAAACTACAGTGACGTTgatattttggattaaattaacAAAAGCTGATCGCTCTGTTCTGCATCACCTGTTCCATTTTAAGTTTTACTTGAAAGCTTTTGattcaaaataaaacaaagtaaaatcaACATGATTTCATGACATGGATCCAAATTAAGGTTTCTAAAACTTTTTTTACCAAGTAATACTCTATTTTCAAGTGCTATTAGGTTCCTAGTCACCATAAACAAATAAAGTAAAAGAGTTCACCATTTTCAGAACAGAGCATTCACCATGGCCGTAGTTTAGCAAGCAGTAACTTACCTTGGGTTGGCAGATTAAAACACCCAATTTCCAGAGTAGTACTATTCTTGAACCAGCAGTCTCCTCGACCTTGAATACATGATCGACAATCGGGTTTAGTCCATTCTAACCGGACGCCGTCCCACCACCCATACCAAACAAATGGAACCGTAAAAGTTGTTATAGGATGACATGCTGACTGCAAAGCATTGGTAGAATCCACGAAAATGTCTGCCGGCGCCTGAGAAGCCACAATAGAATAATTCTGATTGCTAAGACATGGGATTGGCCTTAACCCACCTTCGGCAACTTCGATAGCAGAGCAATTGAAGAAGGTGAAGGTATACCAAAACTCAGAGACGAAAGGAGTTCCTGATATATTGAAGGAGTGCAAGAACCGTTGAGGGAGACAGAAATTAGGGTCGTTGATCCATATCTGTTGGGCCTCGTAGTCGATGTACCGGACTATGAATTCTCCTGATTCGGGGAGATTAAGGACTAGTTGTTGTGTTTTGTTGCTGCAAGAAAGACCGAAACCCGGATAGCTGCAGCGACCATTGGGGTTGCCGTGAGGGTTGATCCCGAAAGGAAAGTTTATTTGTGGTCCACCGCCAGGGCATGAAGTGGGACAAGGTTGAGCAGCCGTTGGTTTTAGTAGAAAGAGCAAAAAGAAGATGGAAGGAAGAGATGTTAGAAGAGACATTTTCCGTGGAAGCcttgtttctattttttaatttttatttccagGAAGGGGTAGGGTAGAGTAGGGTAGAGTCTTTCAAGTTAAGTGAGGTTTTGCGTGGAAATTTGGATGGTTTTACTTTAATCTACGCACCCCAGTTCCAATCAGGTAGATATGTCTCAATGGGAAGTTGACACGTGTTGTTCTCTTCCCCCtctaaattttggttaaaatcaTTGATTCAACATAGTTACTTGGAAATTTGTAACTTGgccgtttttttttttttgccttacATGTCGAGAGACAATGTAAAAAGCCctcttattaattaaaataattatttgtttaaatttatatttaattaagtccttgttattaattaaaataatatttaacaatttttatcattaattaaattgattgttaaaataaattaatagattaatcaaataataacatgtggtaattttttatttaatctaatattttttaataaaaatgattaaaaataaaaaaatattataaataatcaGAAAAAAAGGATCAAAAAATAtacattattaaatattaaaatatatatgaaaattgatatcaatttataaaaattataaaaaaaataaaaatattatccaaaatataataatttataaaaaaaactataaatattaataaaacataattaaaatatttaaaattttataaaaacgtattaaaattctataaaaatcataaaaattgtaaaaagtactaaaagttttaaaattgatataaacttataaaaattataaaaataataaaaataaaaacttgaacTGGACTAGATCAGCCGGTTGGACTGGTTAGACCGAAACTGGTAAGAGTACCGGTTCAGAGAAAGCCATTAGATCGGTTGATCTTGGAACCAGACGattgaaccaatttttttttttaaattttaatatatttttaattttttatatttcatttaattgaactGGTTGGATCGGTCTAACTGACAAACAGCTGGCCTGATTTATTCAACCACCGGTCCGTTTTTGAAAACCttgatcaaaataatttattttatcatatgcTAATGGTTGGGTAATGAAATTTTggttgataaaaaatattaaaaaataaaaaattggttcAACCTCTCGGCTCCCACGTCAGTCGATCTAATGACTTTTCTTAGACTGATACCCTTACCAATCTCAGGCTAACTAATCTAGTTCAAGTTTTTAcgatttgtttataatttttataagtttatatcaattttaatattttttataattatttacaatttttaagaattctaatatgtttttttaattttaaacgtgttaaataagttttgttaattttataatttgtttataatttattagaatttattatatttttatattttataatatttataaattttcataatctaaatatatatcaattttaatatttttatgaaatttatccaattttttttataatttttttaatcatttttatggaaaaatattgagatatatctcaaaactatacatgaattatgtttaatgtgcaattgtatacatgaactttgatttcttacaattttatacatgaaattttaatttgatctaatttttataaattattaacataattattgatataacatcattttatgtttatatattgcatacataaataattatatttatccaatttaaaaataaattgatgtatttatttgtttaaatgtgtatgattaaatcaaaattaaaatttcaagtatatatttgaaccacaattagagttttaagtatataattgcaccaaattaaagtttatgtatacaattgcatattcaatcaaaattcatgtctagttttgagatttatctcaaAAATATTAGATAAATCAAAAACTATCACGTGCCATCATCTAATTAGttcatcaatttattttaacaatcaacgtgatcaataaaaaaaatttaattaattattttaattaactatatatattttttcattttcttaatgCTTTTCTTTTGACATATGagccttggtttttttttttatctttcatttGTATTTACGACATGTTTTGTTACTGTCTAATAATAGGAGAAAAAAAATACTtgatacatatattaaaataactatatataaaataaaaaataagtaaaataattttaaacataaaagtaAAAAGGAGGAGTAAAACtctgaaaaaaatatgaattttttaaaataagtgaaaatttttattttgttttgtcacaaataaattttgtgtattataaaattgaccaattataattagtttattactaatttatatattaaatatgtgaaaaataataCTCTTACCAAATCtaatattaatatatcatttttcctaattTGTTTGGAAGGTGTCATTAGTGTATATTTGGTAGTGGAcaacacaaaaataaaaacagtgcataattataaataaatagtaataaatttttaaacataaattttacatctaaaatctaaaacttaaattttatataaaccttaaattttaaactttaacaATTAAATCAAGATCTAATAAATCTTAAACTTTAAACTCTAAAATTAATCAagtaaaagtaataataattgtaatcaatattaattaaattcaaataaaattattagttagtatcatattaattaaatgttattgGCGACATAAATCCTATCTGGAtataatacatattttttaatgttttgactgatatttttaaggtttttagaATCGGATTGGTGGTTAAATCGATCAAGCCAACCGGTCTAATCGGTCCAATTGATCCgtccaaataaatcattaaaaaataaaaaatattaaaatccgATTCAACCAGTTCAATACCCTTCTCCGAATTGATACTCTAACTGGTCCAACCCGATATCCTTGGTTAATCAATCACATCTTAATATAGTTTTTAATTGCAAAGCAAATGCAAAATGATTGATGTacttgtaatttaaattttaattgctCAACAACATCCGCATAAAATACACAAAGAGGATCCTCGGTCAACATGTACTATCATACTAAAATTGTGAAATCAAGATGAAGatctatttgtttatttattattctttgatGTAATGGCATGCATTGAGTTCATGAGACAAGGCAACGGGTTAAGAAGCGTTGGATGGCGGGTCAGCAAGAGTATTTGAGCTAAGTTTTAGATCATTCACCTTGTTCCCAAGTTGCAGTATTCGGCATATAAAGAGAGACGAATTCAAAGTTCCAACTGTGACAACCAAACAAAATTTTTTGtccctttcttttttcctttttctaataTATTTTCAATGTAATAATACAGAGTGATTAGGTCTTGACCTAGGGATTGGTCGCGTAATTTTATTTCATCTCTTAAGTTCCTACTGAAGATGACCGGGTAGCTTGGAAACCATCTTCTACTACAGAATTTCTCAGTTAATCAACCTATGAAGTAATCCAAGATTAAAGGCTCAACTATTGTTGGAAActagatttatttaatttagatgaCTACAGATTTATGATTTTGACTGAATAGACTTTTGCAAGGAGAATAAGAATTTAGTTTTGATCAAggatttaaattgcggttgcGGTCGCGTTGCGTTTATCGTTGTTGCGGACATAATAGATGCTATTGCCGTCACTGCAAGTATCGCAGTCgtgaaatttttttcaattcgCGCAACTTATTGTAAAGCattataatcataattataaaaagtcatttttaatgatttttagaggGTTTTCTAACACTTATAAACTTTTATTAATATGTGAAAACAATTTTTACAATaattaattattcttatttttatttacaaattttctaaaaatattatattaactaataaaaaagtaaaaaaaaaaaggaaacattaAACATTCatcatatttaataagtttgaaatttttatagataaaataattaaaaattcatatatgaGAGAGGtcttcaatatttattaacaactTTGAAGATGGTGAAGATATCAAAACATTCTAAGCTGCacaaggaaaaaaggaaaagataaatgtatatattcTCATTAATTATTCCTATTTCCTACCACTTATTCTCACTCTCATTCTACTTTCATATATAGTTCAACATGCTTCAAttcttaattatcttttcataaaatatacttAATTCGTTTATCAaaagatatattttaaatgttttaatatcattaaattaaaaacattaacaaaaagtttttttaaaaaaacatacctTACAAATAGTGGTTGTGGTATGATTTAGTTTTCACCAATTAGTGGAATGACGAGGaggatcagatccttcacattcACTATGAGAGTGTTCTTGAATTTTGTTTCTCTTGGCCTTTGtcaaaaaatatattcaaaaaaaaaaaacattttcaccTTAGTTTTCATATAATTGATATGGAGGATATATTTGTGGAGGAGGATACATGAGAGGTGGAGGTGGGTGATACATTGGTGGTGGAGGATGCATTTGAGGTTGATATGACACATGATAATtaggaaatggtggataataacCGTATGGTTGTGGATAAACATGTGAAGATTGAAAATATGAAGGTTGTTTTGGTGGATAAAAACCTTGAGTGCTATTAGATGAATCACTATACCCAAGGTTAGTAGAACTtgatctgtaacgccccaattttcgggaattctgtgaatgttggcataggtttaattatgttagtgggcctctagaaggcccaagcttaagatagaacccgacaattttagttaatttttgttctttaagaaaaagggggtgaaattatgaaataggacctatgtgaaaatgtttgaaaatgctataggctaaattgaagtggccaaataaataggagtgcaaaataggaggatttgcatgacaaacctcccattttacatgaagtggccagccatcatgttgttgtagacaatatgagcacttgatatccataattcatggtacaaatttgataatgggttaggtaaatgttccatgataatggattaggtaaatattctatgataatgggttaggtaaatattccatgataatggtttaggtaaatgttccatgatgggcatttcatgtcttttgtattaaagaattaaatggatgaaatatgaaattttattaaaagaaaaaggggtgaaaagaacaaagttttgtccatctttgttcatcatagccgaaagttagagaagagaaaggagaggagaaagctcttgaatgtttggtcacttggggaagaaaattgaaggtaagttcatggtagtttgcttctatcttgatgttcatgagttctttttgattctaccttaactcttgaagcatattttggtttttagttgtgttgtgagcatttagtcatgaattaaaatgaagaaaatggttgttgtttcatgttcttttgatgaaaaatggaagataggtgaagttgagccaaacaaacgagcatgcatgtgccttagatgctaaagggaaaatcggctaacatgttgtgctttaaaatgataaaatgaagattatacttaagtaaattcatagatatgtgatgatttattggtgatatacatgtttaaataacatgcatgcaagttatgtgtgaaagagtgaatttggtaataaatctgcttggaaCAACAgtagtaatgtgactttggaaaatcaccataaattgtgggagatgaattagaagctgaataaattatttaattaaagattaatgagtctagtttcaaatgaaataaacgggaacatattttgaattctgtacaatgagaaatttgattcgtaatgaagagtggtcagattagtcaaacagtgaaacatgggaaaactttgagaaaaatctggtattgattggctaaaccaaaaattctgaaaattttatggatagaagatatatgagtctattttcagggaaaattaactgaacctgatttggagtttcgtagctccagttataaataatttagtgactattgctcaggaagacagcttgcagtgaaattatgattatgtggtaaacattgacaaaaatttgttaatgagttgcttattgatttcttataagcttactatgatctgcaggtgtggttggccgaatattgtaaggggttaatacgcagtttgtatttgaatagttagattaacgtgttagtaatccaattgtaggcggttcgtgtgtggatctcgtcagcatattgtcgcaaacaggtgtgtaactaacaccctcttatagactagatcggcacaagccgaaatgccgaaaagccggtattttgagatcttgcgagtgtgtgaatgctcatgagattaatagtttgatgtatatggtaaattaaagtgataagactacAGAGTGCgcaattctgtgcatttcgatatttttgggcttaatgggccaaaaacgggataatgggccaacgggcccaaatttttaagaaaatgcggtaagtgtttctgattgtacgtaaatggctatgttatgtatgaaaaccttaagaatagttaaattacttgaatacccctatgtatgcaaaattaccattatacccctagggttacttttgactgaaaagcatgacgatctgattctgtatgatgtatgccatgattatatatctgttgcatggggacttgggttatactatggaggaagcgtcccgGTGGCTATGCCACATTTATCTGAtatggtggctctgccacatatatctgtcctggtggctatgccacaattatctgatctggtggctctgccatatatatctgttctggaagctctgccacaatatctgtatctggtgactttgtcacaatatctggcagcctcgctgcgatttctgtggtgtgtagcggttgggtgggtcgagtagtctccccacatggtgtaaggctggtacgggggtgttatggatgaatctaggttgggtttctgcataaacatgtaatatctgttctgttctattatgggcctatgggctttattttgaattctattctgggctaaggccaacttattctatttctgtggtttgagctgatataggctatggttgggttaatttacacactgagtttccccaaactcaccccttttattttcatccatgcaggtaatccccaaccatagtgggcttggagctgtgagggaattcggagtggccacccgttctgaaagtttgattttcttctggtgaactggacatccttttatttacgtttgaagttttggggtttttaaatgtaataaggccgcttaattatttttgatggttttaatatgtattactaagataggtattacttattttaactgttgaaattggatagctttagggcgcgttttcaaaaacaacaattgatttcaaaataacacgacaacaagcaaagctttcgcaatgaaagtattttccaaaattaatcacttttcctaaaaatgacttaatcaaatcggtttcctagaaatatccatgacattaaggtgtggcaatggcggtatgcatgtctaggattggatccgaaggaagcttggtacttaagcagtccgatggactcaccacctcttttccggtttcctacctggtgcacaacttccattcactttaacctataatgaaattatcttttaaaacactaagcaagtttttctggatcaacaatataaaatgttttgaacgcttcgatgtggcatgtcagatccggtcataacgtctgggccgggtttggggtgttacatgatctCCTACTAGATGAAGAGCCTACAGAAGTATGCTTCTTGCCTTTTCCTCTTAATGGAGCTTTAGGTTCACTTCTATCTCTCCTAGGTTTAGGAAACATATTTCCATCAAATTTTGATCCATCACGGAACTAGTTGTACCAACCCCATATTCTCCTCCATACGACTAAAAGACCTAATTTCACCTCTATCACCACTATGTCCATCATTGTCATCAGTTGGACTTAAATCATCACCATTGGGTCCATCGCCACTCTGACTTGGCGTTGCAGTAGAACTTGAATGAGACAAATTTTGTTGTTGAGATTGATCAACATTCATTTCATCATTAGAGGATTCCACGGCAACACATCAGCATTTTCACCTTCTAACAATGATTTCTTTTACTTTTGAAGTCATTCTGATAGTGGATCAACATCTTCAAAGATATGATCAAGGCTGATAGAATTAAAACTAGCGTTTATATCATCAATGCTCATTATTTTTTGATGTCTTATCTGAAACCTCATATTATAGTAGGTAAACACTAGTTTCTCAAGTTTTTTTATGCTTCAACCTATTTCTTGCCTTGGTGTGAATATAACTAAATATGCTCCAATTTTGTTCGCGATTTGATGCAGAAGTTGTTTGACTAAGCACTTTAATTGCAAATTTTTGTAACTTAGAACACATGTGCCGTATATTATCCACCATTTAGCTGCATAatcttatttaaatttaaaaataacttcaaaatgtaCGATATATTCAAataatagaaatttaattaaatatttactcaaattcattTGCTTCTAAGCTCTTTGTGCTTGTGGAGTACTGAATGTCTCATATTTATCTCTAAATAGTAACAATTGCATAAATAAAAGAtagaataaaaatggaaaaaataattcCATTTCAAATTATGTAACTAAGTTACAAATAACAGTACTTGAATCTAACCTGATTAACCATTTTGACTTGAGTATTATGTAACAtcttgatttaggggctagtcgaaatagtggtttcgtgaccacaaaaataacgtaagaaaatttatttttattatatttttatggtataaaatttcacgggatgattttgtgaaaatttccttcgaaaattttgacgtttgggcactcaatttagtcaaaaggactaaatcgttaaaagtacaaaagttgagttctacatgctaaaggta contains:
- the LOC107945815 gene encoding RING-H2 finger protein ATL20, encoding MSLLTSLPSIFFLLFLLKPTAAQPCPTSCPGGGPQINFPFGINPHGNPNGRCSYPGFGLSCSNKTQQLVLNLPESGEFIVRYIDYEAQQIWINDPNFCLPQRFLHSFNISGTPFVSEFWYTFTFFNCSAIEVAEGGLRPIPCLSNQNYSIVASQAPADIFVDSTNALQSACHPITTFTVPFVWYGWWDGVRLEWTKPDCRSCIQGRGDCWFKNSTTLEIGCFNLPTQGGLPRGAKYGIIIGIGIPGLLSLIGLVSFIGSRVRWYGRGGNLTSLEFSTSIAPSPAVIITGLDGPTIESYPKTKLGESGRLPKPNDNICPICLSEYQPKDTLRTIPECSHYFHSDCIDEWLKMKASCPLCRNSPGGSAQVTPSMSSSPSSSSSLLSP